A single Tindallia californiensis DNA region contains:
- the grxC gene encoding glutaredoxin 3: protein MKKVKLYSWTFCPFCVRAKEVLVQNGIEFEEIVIENDQAEMQRLTKITGSDTVPQIFVEDEFIGGCDELLQIEREGKVEDIFR from the coding sequence ATGAAAAAAGTAAAACTATATAGTTGGACTTTTTGCCCATTCTGTGTTCGGGCTAAAGAAGTGTTGGTTCAGAACGGTATTGAATTTGAAGAAATTGTCATTGAAAATGATCAAGCAGAAATGCAGCGGTTAACCAAAATCACAGGTAGCGATACGGTACCGCAGATCTTTGTTGAAGATGAATTTATAGGTGGCTGTGATGAACTGCTACAGATTGAGAGAGAGGGAAAAGTAGAAGACATTTTTCGTTGA
- a CDS encoding acyl-CoA thioesterase, which translates to MQPVHSAVKDYRFYHQIRVRYPEVDMQQIVFNANYLTYLDMAWVEYLRNIGLDYGELLKNHEFDSVVAKVTMEYKKPARYDEVLDIYVRVPKLGNKSIPIHFTVCKEGTEEIVLEGEIFHVSYDFEKELSCPIPAFVEEKIRLFEGF; encoded by the coding sequence ATGCAGCCGGTTCATTCGGCGGTTAAAGATTATCGATTTTATCATCAAATCAGGGTAAGGTATCCAGAGGTAGATATGCAGCAAATTGTTTTTAATGCTAACTATTTAACTTACTTGGATATGGCCTGGGTTGAATATTTGAGGAATATAGGGCTGGATTATGGCGAATTGTTAAAAAACCATGAATTTGATTCTGTTGTTGCGAAAGTAACAATGGAGTATAAAAAACCAGCTCGTTACGATGAAGTTCTGGATATTTATGTACGGGTGCCTAAACTAGGTAATAAAAGTATTCCTATCCATTTTACTGTTTGCAAAGAAGGCACAGAAGAAATAGTATTAGAGGGAGAAATATTTCATGTAAGTTATGATTTTGAAAAAGAATTGTCTTGTCCGATCCCGGCATTTGTTGAAGAAAAAATCCGCTTGTTTGAAGGGTTTTAG
- a CDS encoding RidA family protein yields MSLIRYEGNGRMSKAVIHNGTVYLCGQVSAGESVKDQTLKTLEKVQDLLEKYGSDKRHILSALIHIKDMSFFSDMNEVWDAWIEDEFEPVRTCVEAKMAREDLLVEVTIIAAVKDPGK; encoded by the coding sequence ATGTCGCTTATACGGTATGAAGGAAATGGTAGAATGAGCAAAGCGGTGATTCATAACGGAACGGTATATTTATGTGGGCAGGTTAGTGCTGGAGAAAGCGTGAAAGATCAGACGTTAAAAACACTGGAAAAAGTTCAGGATCTTTTAGAAAAATATGGATCTGATAAAAGACATATACTTTCAGCCCTTATCCACATTAAAGACATGTCATTTTTTAGTGATATGAATGAAGTATGGGATGCTTGGATTGAAGATGAATTTGAACCAGTTAGAACATGCGTGGAGGCAAAAATGGCCCGGGAGGATTTGCTGGTAGAAGTGACTATTATAGCAGCTGTAAAGGATCCTGGGAAGTAA
- a CDS encoding deoxyribodipyrimidine photo-lyase translates to MNLKRVRLYKKSDQQPGPVVYWMSRDQRVHDHWGLIFAQKLAKQYNAPLCVVFSMVPDFLGAALRQYDFMLKGLEEVEETLSQHNISFFLLLGAAPETLPAFIDEHHISALVTDFSPLKIHRSWLRALKEKISIPIYQVDSHNIIPCWEVSKKQEYAAYTLRPKIKKLLPEFLEPFPELMVHPFSWPARITFTDWTNIRSTLDVDPQVPPVDWLVPGETAGKAMLNHFIESRLPRYHSHRNDPLGNAVSNLSPYFHFGHISPQRAALAVSQQEKYPSSKESFLEELIVRRELSDNFCYYNTDYDNDLSFPNWAKSSLLAHINDDREYLYSLQEFENANTHDELWNACQRNIILTGKLHGYLRMYWAKKMLEWSPTPKSAQQNAIYLNDKYCLDGRDPNGYAGIAWSIGGIHDRA, encoded by the coding sequence GTGAATCTTAAAAGAGTGCGCCTATATAAAAAGTCAGATCAACAACCAGGTCCAGTCGTCTATTGGATGAGTCGTGACCAACGAGTTCATGATCATTGGGGTCTTATTTTTGCACAAAAATTAGCTAAACAGTATAACGCTCCTCTCTGTGTGGTTTTTTCTATGGTGCCTGATTTTCTTGGTGCTGCCTTACGACAGTATGACTTTATGCTAAAAGGGTTGGAAGAAGTAGAAGAAACACTCAGTCAGCATAACATCTCTTTCTTTTTATTGTTAGGAGCAGCACCTGAAACCTTGCCCGCTTTTATCGATGAGCACCATATATCCGCTTTAGTAACGGATTTTAGCCCCTTAAAAATCCACCGAAGTTGGCTTCGAGCTTTGAAAGAAAAAATTTCTATCCCAATCTATCAAGTGGACTCTCATAATATCATTCCCTGTTGGGAGGTTTCTAAAAAACAAGAATATGCGGCTTACACATTACGACCTAAAATAAAAAAACTCTTACCTGAGTTTCTTGAGCCTTTTCCAGAATTAATGGTGCATCCTTTTTCATGGCCAGCCAGAATAACCTTTACCGACTGGACCAATATTCGTAGTACCCTTGATGTGGATCCTCAGGTTCCTCCTGTCGATTGGCTTGTTCCAGGCGAAACCGCCGGAAAAGCCATGCTAAACCACTTTATTGAGAGCCGCTTGCCACGATATCATTCGCACCGCAATGACCCTTTAGGTAATGCTGTTTCCAACTTATCACCTTATTTTCATTTTGGGCATATTTCACCTCAACGAGCAGCACTGGCGGTAAGCCAGCAAGAAAAATACCCTTCTTCAAAAGAAAGTTTCTTAGAAGAATTGATTGTCCGGAGGGAGTTATCCGATAATTTTTGTTACTATAACACGGATTATGATAACGATCTTTCTTTTCCCAACTGGGCAAAATCATCACTTTTGGCCCATATAAATGACGATCGGGAATATCTTTATTCTTTACAGGAATTTGAAAACGCAAATACTCATGATGAACTTTGGAACGCTTGTCAGCGCAATATCATTTTAACCGGAAAATTGCATGGTTACCTAAGAATGTATTGGGCAAAGAAAATGCTAGAATGGAGCCCCACCCCAAAATCAGCCCAACAGAACGCTATTTACTTAAATGATAAATATTGTCTTGACGGTAGAGATCCTAATGGTTATGCTGGTATTGCCTGGAGTATTGGAGGTATTCATGATCGAGCATAG
- the hutG gene encoding formimidoylglutamase: MLDRYKPMNPSHWNGRIDSLENFSAYRWHQWVQPLDLRDDLSAFSPKSGFAFLGFKCDEGIRRNGGRQGASKGPDSIRKELANLPCYFTEDITLFDAGDILCEDNNLEESQHQLAQAVNQMLALNLFPIVLGGGHELAYGHYNGILKSVKKRKNYPKIGIFNFDAHFDLRPYPDGGSSGTMFKQIADENTKEDLPFSYFCAGLQKHSNTIQLFKTADALGTDYLLASEMIQDDHWHIVEKVEGFINRNEYLYLTVCSDVFSTAFAPGVSAAQPLGIDPELAIKVIKLLLRSGKVLSFDIAEVSPRFDLDHTTASLARVIIFSLVNTLCESWQKIQWHAY, from the coding sequence ATGTTAGACCGATATAAACCAATGAACCCATCACACTGGAACGGGAGAATTGACAGCTTGGAAAATTTTTCAGCTTATCGTTGGCATCAGTGGGTTCAGCCTTTAGATTTAAGGGATGATCTCTCCGCCTTCTCACCCAAAAGCGGATTTGCCTTTTTAGGTTTTAAGTGTGATGAGGGAATTCGACGCAATGGTGGACGACAAGGAGCTTCTAAAGGACCTGACAGCATCAGAAAAGAACTTGCTAATTTACCATGCTACTTCACCGAAGATATTACTCTATTCGATGCCGGAGACATTTTATGTGAAGATAACAACTTGGAGGAAAGCCAGCATCAACTTGCGCAAGCGGTTAATCAAATGTTAGCCCTTAATCTATTTCCTATTGTTTTAGGAGGCGGCCATGAGTTAGCTTATGGTCATTACAACGGAATATTAAAATCTGTAAAAAAAAGGAAAAACTATCCTAAAATTGGTATTTTTAATTTTGATGCTCATTTTGATTTGCGCCCTTATCCTGATGGCGGAAGTTCTGGCACTATGTTTAAGCAGATCGCCGATGAAAACACTAAGGAAGATCTTCCTTTCTCCTACTTCTGTGCTGGCCTTCAGAAGCATAGCAATACGATTCAACTTTTCAAAACGGCAGATGCTCTTGGTACTGATTATCTACTGGCATCAGAAATGATTCAAGATGACCACTGGCATATTGTAGAGAAGGTAGAAGGATTTATTAATCGAAATGAATACCTTTATCTTACTGTCTGTTCGGATGTTTTTTCCACTGCTTTTGCACCTGGTGTTAGTGCTGCCCAACCTTTAGGTATTGACCCCGAGTTAGCAATAAAGGTGATCAAACTACTGCTACGTTCAGGAAAAGTGTTAAGTTTTGATATTGCCGAAGTATCTCCACGCTTTGATCTGGATCACACAACTGCCAGTTTAGCCCGAGTCATTATCTTTTCGTTGGTAAATACCCTCTGTGAATCGTGGCAAAAAATTCAATGGCATGCCTATTAG
- a CDS encoding PadR family transcriptional regulator has protein sequence MQDKVLRKFFLGFIQIHILHHAKKEAFYGAWMIEELKEHGYEMSPGTLYPLLHNMESNGLIKKTEKTVAGKIRKYYQITPLGNDILAEARQKALELLKEIND, from the coding sequence ATGCAAGACAAAGTACTCCGCAAGTTTTTTCTTGGCTTTATTCAGATTCATATTCTACATCATGCTAAAAAAGAAGCTTTTTACGGTGCATGGATGATCGAAGAATTAAAAGAGCATGGCTATGAGATGAGTCCTGGCACGCTATATCCTCTACTTCATAATATGGAGTCCAACGGTTTGATTAAAAAAACCGAAAAAACAGTAGCAGGAAAAATTAGAAAATATTATCAGATAACCCCCCTGGGGAATGATATTTTAGCAGAAGCTCGGCAGAAAGCATTGGAATTATTAAAAGAAATAAACGATTAA
- a CDS encoding PfkB family carbohydrate kinase has product MSQWVAAIGASNIDIHGFSNEPVIMEDSNPGKIHTCPGGVSRNISENLTRLGVHTKLMTALGDDINGLQIRESCKNLNIDLSMSLEVPGHHSSTYMALMDTDGEMILALSDMRILDKLTVSHLKKHHDALVNSSAIVMDAGLPTETMHYITSTYSSKKTFLDPVSVKKCYRMEKFTGQFYCLKLNRLEASYLSGITINNEKTLQASAESLLNLGVNRVYISLGADGIFYAEAGNSGLISAPTVKIANATGAGDAVTAAVIWGELQEWSMRDISRFAIGAATITISCNKTVSEHMNTQKIKELLKEKIR; this is encoded by the coding sequence ATGAGTCAATGGGTTGCTGCCATCGGAGCTTCCAATATTGATATCCATGGTTTTTCAAATGAGCCTGTCATCATGGAAGATTCAAATCCTGGGAAAATCCACACCTGCCCCGGGGGAGTTTCAAGAAATATCAGCGAAAATCTGACTCGTCTGGGAGTTCATACCAAGCTGATGACAGCCCTTGGCGATGACATAAACGGACTACAGATCCGCGAATCCTGCAAAAATCTAAACATTGACCTTTCCATGAGCCTCGAGGTTCCCGGCCATCATTCTTCTACTTATATGGCATTGATGGATACGGATGGAGAAATGATTTTAGCCCTTTCTGATATGCGAATTCTCGATAAGCTAACGGTTTCCCACCTAAAAAAGCATCATGATGCACTGGTAAACTCCTCTGCCATCGTTATGGATGCCGGCTTACCAACAGAAACAATGCATTATATCACGTCTACTTATTCATCCAAAAAAACTTTTTTGGATCCCGTTTCTGTTAAAAAGTGTTACCGTATGGAAAAATTCACTGGTCAGTTTTACTGTCTGAAGCTCAACAGACTGGAAGCTAGCTATTTATCCGGCATTACTATTAACAACGAAAAAACCCTTCAAGCATCAGCTGAATCACTGCTGAATCTTGGTGTTAACCGAGTTTATATCTCCTTAGGAGCGGATGGTATCTTTTATGCCGAAGCTGGTAACTCCGGTTTAATTTCTGCACCAACTGTCAAAATAGCCAACGCCACCGGTGCCGGTGATGCGGTTACAGCCGCCGTTATCTGGGGTGAGTTGCAGGAATGGTCAATGAGAGATATCAGCCGGTTTGCCATCGGAGCTGCAACAATTACTATTAGCTGTAACAAAACCGTTAGTGAACATATGAATACCCAAAAAATTAAAGAACTGTTAAAGGAGAAGATACGATGA
- a CDS encoding pseudouridine-5'-phosphate glycosidase, which yields MIHSEKNILNTNNWIQLSSEVENALKNAEPIVALESTIISHGMSYPENIESALTSEEKIRQQGAIPATIAVIKGQIKVGLSAEELNYLGENNDIRKASRRDLPMILASNSSGATTVATTMIGASMAGIKVFATGGIGGVHRGASETFDISADLLELAKTEVAVVCAGAKSILDIGLTLEVLETHGVPVIGYQTDAFPGFYVRDSGFGVDDRADDLAIIASAMHYKWQLGLGGGLVVANPIPKEDEMDPTLIDNAITNAVVEAEKNGIKGKEVTPYILAKLHQVTEGKSLYANKQLVYHNAHVAAKLAIEYARINNR from the coding sequence ATGATCCATTCAGAGAAAAATATATTAAATACCAATAACTGGATCCAATTGTCCAGTGAAGTTGAAAATGCATTAAAAAATGCCGAGCCTATTGTTGCTTTAGAATCAACTATTATTAGTCACGGCATGTCCTACCCTGAAAATATTGAAAGCGCATTAACCTCCGAAGAAAAAATAAGACAACAAGGTGCGATCCCTGCCACCATTGCCGTTATCAAAGGTCAGATCAAAGTAGGATTAAGCGCGGAAGAATTAAACTATTTAGGTGAAAACAATGATATTCGAAAAGCAAGCCGCCGAGATTTGCCAATGATCCTTGCTAGTAACAGCAGCGGCGCCACTACTGTTGCCACCACTATGATCGGTGCTTCTATGGCAGGTATTAAGGTTTTTGCCACTGGTGGTATCGGTGGCGTTCATCGAGGAGCTAGTGAAACTTTTGATATCTCAGCCGATCTATTGGAACTAGCTAAGACAGAAGTTGCTGTTGTATGCGCCGGTGCAAAATCAATTCTTGATATAGGCTTAACTTTAGAAGTATTAGAAACCCATGGTGTACCTGTCATTGGCTACCAGACAGACGCTTTCCCCGGTTTTTATGTAAGAGACAGTGGCTTTGGTGTTGATGATCGTGCCGATGATTTAGCGATCATTGCCAGCGCCATGCATTACAAATGGCAATTAGGTCTTGGTGGTGGTCTCGTTGTAGCAAATCCTATTCCCAAAGAAGATGAAATGGATCCAACATTGATTGATAATGCCATTACCAATGCTGTAGTAGAAGCTGAAAAAAATGGAATTAAAGGAAAAGAGGTCACTCCTTATATTCTTGCAAAGCTTCATCAAGTAACAGAAGGCAAAAGCCTTTATGCAAATAAGCAGCTCGTGTATCATAATGCTCATGTTGCAGCAAAGTTAGCAATAGAGTATGCCCGTATAAACAATCGTTAA
- a CDS encoding AraC family transcriptional regulator, which translates to MHAWEAIQKTIDFAEENIGEELKIEALAKIAALSPFYFQRLFKRLVKKPVKEYIKLRRLARASDLLIRTEQRIIDVALEVGFSSHESFTRSFKEAYEVTPDQYRRKPTRLNHFSKPELLLNYTMIEIDVPLITEGIVLEITRKSVKLPEVYIGLSSPIPSDKAPVGFVTGIDSPGSVWDSFHKHKVRLRNEIDLGVEVGVSFNEGKKDGEFNYFAGAVTKNDLDIPEGFDKWILPAGEYVVCCVEAETIDELVGDALGKAINYLLNSWLANRGLVTRPFLVEKYDNNRLENAYMEIWVKPESKQNS; encoded by the coding sequence ATGCACGCATGGGAAGCAATACAAAAAACCATAGATTTTGCTGAGGAAAATATTGGCGAAGAGCTCAAAATTGAAGCTTTGGCAAAGATCGCAGCTTTATCACCGTTTTATTTTCAACGTTTGTTCAAAAGATTAGTTAAAAAACCGGTTAAAGAGTATATTAAATTACGACGTCTGGCTCGAGCTTCTGATTTACTAATAAGGACGGAACAAAGAATCATTGATGTTGCCTTAGAAGTGGGATTTTCATCTCATGAATCATTTACACGGTCTTTTAAAGAAGCATATGAAGTAACGCCTGATCAGTACCGTAGAAAACCTACTCGATTAAACCATTTTTCAAAGCCGGAACTGTTGCTCAACTATACAATGATAGAGATTGATGTGCCTTTGATTACAGAAGGTATCGTCTTGGAAATTACTAGAAAAAGTGTTAAGTTGCCAGAAGTTTATATCGGTCTTTCTTCACCGATACCATCAGATAAAGCACCAGTCGGTTTTGTAACAGGAATTGACTCTCCTGGAAGTGTGTGGGATTCTTTTCATAAACACAAGGTAAGGCTAAGAAATGAAATCGATCTAGGCGTCGAAGTTGGTGTATCTTTTAATGAGGGGAAGAAAGATGGCGAATTTAATTATTTTGCTGGTGCTGTAACAAAAAATGACTTAGACATTCCCGAAGGATTTGATAAATGGATACTTCCTGCTGGAGAATATGTTGTTTGTTGCGTAGAAGCAGAAACTATCGATGAGTTGGTTGGAGACGCCTTAGGAAAAGCGATAAATTACTTGTTAAATAGCTGGCTGGCAAATCGTGGGTTAGTAACAAGGCCTTTTTTAGTTGAAAAATATGATAATAACAGGTTAGAGAACGCTTATATGGAAATATGGGTAAAACCGGAGTCTAAGCAGAATTCTTAG
- a CDS encoding ABC transporter ATP-binding protein, whose protein sequence is MFFFKEVIYKNILDIENLHIKKHAVTCIVGESGSGKTTLLRLLNRLTSYDSGTIFYHKQPLSDINPTELRREVVMLSQAPAIFDGSIKDNLLIGLRFSEKPLVPDHQLYDILNLVKLHKDLAQDAEKLSGGEKQRVALGRVVLMKPEVLLLDEPSSALDETTEHIIINALINYTKENNKTLIMVTHSKQIAKEFADDIIIMNKGMIISERWNKEWKV, encoded by the coding sequence ATGTTTTTCTTTAAAGAAGTTATATACAAAAATATTCTGGATATCGAAAACCTTCATATTAAAAAGCATGCCGTCACTTGCATTGTAGGCGAAAGTGGTAGCGGAAAAACAACGTTGCTACGCCTTTTAAATAGGTTAACCAGTTATGATAGTGGCACCATTTTTTATCATAAGCAACCGTTAAGTGATATCAACCCTACAGAATTGAGACGGGAAGTTGTTATGCTGTCACAAGCTCCCGCTATTTTCGATGGAAGCATCAAAGACAATCTATTAATAGGTCTTAGGTTTTCCGAAAAACCATTAGTCCCTGATCATCAGCTTTATGACATATTAAATCTAGTAAAGCTGCATAAAGATCTGGCCCAGGATGCTGAGAAGTTATCTGGTGGCGAAAAGCAACGGGTCGCTCTGGGCAGAGTAGTCCTAATGAAACCAGAGGTGCTATTGCTTGACGAACCTTCTTCCGCACTCGACGAAACGACTGAGCATATTATTATTAATGCTTTGATCAATTATACGAAAGAAAATAATAAAACCCTTATTATGGTTACCCATTCTAAGCAAATAGCAAAAGAGTTTGCGGACGACATCATTATTATGAACAAAGGCATGATAATCAGCGAAAGGTGGAATAAAGAATGGAAGGTGTAA
- a CDS encoding ABC transporter permease: MEGVIDLPLLQMASAYIFVVILLFIVRKRGISREKEILIASIRMTVQLTSVGYLLVYLFNNINPLNTIVVIVIMEAFAIHNIYKRTKPSISSSLKKIIALSMVFGTVSTLVYFLLVVINLSPWYDPRYFIPIAGMLIGNSMTGISLGVTRLIDGMHSEKHLVESALMLGATPKTAAKPIVDKAFDASILPTINAMIGMGIVFLPGMMTGQILSGISPVTAIKYQIAIMLGILGSVALTVILFVQLGYQTFFTEEDQLIIKD, from the coding sequence ATGGAAGGTGTAATTGATTTACCACTATTGCAAATGGCATCCGCCTATATTTTTGTTGTAATCCTTTTATTTATTGTAAGGAAACGAGGAATCTCAAGAGAAAAAGAAATTCTCATTGCTTCTATCCGAATGACAGTCCAACTTACATCCGTGGGGTATCTGCTTGTCTATTTATTTAATAATATTAATCCATTAAATACCATTGTAGTCATTGTGATCATGGAAGCGTTTGCCATTCATAATATTTATAAACGAACAAAACCATCTATTTCCAGTTCCTTAAAGAAGATCATCGCCCTATCAATGGTATTTGGAACTGTGTCCACCCTTGTATACTTCTTACTGGTAGTCATTAACCTTTCTCCCTGGTATGATCCCAGATATTTCATTCCTATCGCAGGAATGCTTATTGGTAATTCTATGACAGGTATCTCCCTCGGAGTAACCCGGCTTATCGATGGCATGCATTCTGAAAAGCATCTTGTTGAATCAGCATTAATGCTTGGTGCAACACCTAAAACAGCTGCCAAGCCCATTGTTGATAAAGCTTTTGATGCGTCCATTCTTCCCACCATAAACGCTATGATCGGAATGGGTATCGTATTCTTACCCGGAATGATGACCGGACAAATTTTATCTGGAATATCTCCTGTTACAGCCATTAAATACCAAATAGCCATCATGCTTGGTATTCTTGGCAGCGTTGCTCTAACTGTTATATTATTTGTTCAGCTAGGTTATCAAACTTTTTTTACCGAAGAAGATCAATTAATCATCAAAGACTAA
- the bioA gene encoding adenosylmethionine--8-amino-7-oxononanoate transaminase — MDIIKNLQEKDLRHIWHPCSQMKDYESFPPIIVKKGEGVFLEDLKGNRYLDAVSSWWVNLFGHSNKRINEALKDQLDKLEHVIFANFSHEPAIELAERLAKKAPGKLNKMFFSENGSSAVEVALKISFQYHQQKGQTKKKKFIALENAYHGETVGSLSLSGVSKYSNIFEALLFDVFRAEAPDCLRCRYGGDRDSCEAECFASMEVLVKEKHEEISGIIIEPLVQGAAGLKIYSPVYLKKLRKLCDQYAINFIADEIAVGFGRTGKMWACEHADVAPDLMTIGKGLTGGYLPMALTLVTDRIYDAFYDDYETSKAFIHSHSYSGNALACRAAVATLDIFDEENIIENNKEKSRMLKQKVEKGIDEIPWVGEYRQIGMIGAIELVQNKERMECFDWKERIADRIYKKALQKGVLLRPMQNVIYFMPPYIINEQEMDMMIHAAKESILECFKERSKEHCP; from the coding sequence TTGGACATCATAAAAAACTTGCAGGAAAAAGATTTAAGGCATATATGGCATCCATGTTCTCAAATGAAAGATTATGAAAGCTTTCCACCGATTATAGTGAAAAAAGGTGAGGGGGTGTTTTTGGAGGATCTGAAAGGAAATAGATATTTAGATGCCGTATCCTCATGGTGGGTGAATCTGTTTGGACATTCTAATAAAAGAATTAATGAAGCACTGAAGGATCAATTAGATAAGCTTGAACATGTCATATTTGCTAATTTCTCTCATGAACCTGCCATAGAGCTGGCAGAAAGATTGGCAAAAAAGGCACCGGGAAAACTAAACAAAATGTTCTTTAGTGAAAATGGATCTTCAGCGGTGGAAGTGGCTTTAAAGATAAGTTTTCAATATCACCAACAAAAGGGACAAACAAAGAAAAAGAAATTTATCGCTCTGGAAAATGCCTACCATGGTGAAACTGTCGGATCTCTTTCTCTGAGTGGCGTAAGTAAATATAGTAATATTTTTGAGGCTCTCTTATTTGATGTGTTTAGGGCTGAAGCACCTGATTGTCTAAGGTGTCGGTATGGTGGAGACAGGGATTCCTGTGAAGCGGAGTGCTTTGCAAGTATGGAAGTGTTAGTGAAAGAAAAGCATGAAGAAATTTCAGGAATTATCATCGAACCACTTGTACAGGGAGCAGCGGGGCTAAAAATATATTCACCGGTCTATCTTAAAAAACTTAGGAAACTGTGCGATCAATACGCTATAAATTTTATAGCCGATGAAATTGCTGTTGGATTTGGACGAACAGGAAAAATGTGGGCCTGCGAGCATGCAGATGTGGCACCTGATCTTATGACAATAGGGAAAGGGCTTACAGGCGGTTATTTACCAATGGCATTAACCTTAGTTACCGATCGCATATATGATGCTTTTTATGATGATTATGAAACATCAAAAGCATTTATACATAGTCATAGCTATTCAGGTAATGCGTTAGCCTGTAGAGCCGCTGTAGCTACGTTAGACATATTTGATGAGGAGAATATCATCGAAAATAATAAAGAAAAATCAAGAATGCTTAAACAAAAAGTTGAAAAAGGCATTGATGAAATACCTTGGGTTGGCGAATACAGGCAAATAGGGATGATCGGTGCTATTGAGTTAGTGCAAAATAAAGAAAGGATGGAGTGCTTTGATTGGAAAGAGCGAATCGCCGACAGGATTTATAAAAAAGCACTACAAAAAGGGGTTCTTTTAAGACCGATGCAAAATGTGATCTATTTTATGCCCCCCTATATTATTAATGAACAGGAAATGGACATGATGATTCATGCGGCAAAAGAGTCAATCCTTGAGTGTTTTAAGGAAAGGTCAAAAGAGCATTGTCCTTAA
- the bioD gene encoding dethiobiotin synthase produces MGKGIFVVGTDTEVGKTFVSAGAAYMLNKDGHGVCFFKPVQSGGIYENGAVQSGDVQFVRKVAQIEESYERMNTYCFEASVSPHLASEIEKKEIETEKLINHYQKLVETYDYVIVEGAGGVVVPIKRNEYCIHHLIKDLRIPVLMVTRANVGTINHTMLTIEFLQSKGIEIKGIVVNAYQGTFYEEDNVKVISAMSGIEKIFTLGKVERGEAFIERIKAEYRNKLDVEDMLDMIR; encoded by the coding sequence TTGGGGAAAGGAATATTTGTTGTAGGGACAGATACAGAAGTAGGGAAGACCTTTGTTTCAGCTGGCGCTGCTTACATGCTTAACAAAGATGGTCATGGTGTTTGTTTTTTTAAGCCGGTTCAAAGTGGAGGAATCTATGAAAATGGTGCGGTACAATCAGGTGATGTTCAATTTGTCAGGAAGGTAGCGCAAATAGAGGAATCATACGAAAGAATGAACACCTACTGTTTTGAGGCTTCTGTATCTCCGCATCTTGCAAGCGAAATAGAAAAGAAGGAGATTGAAACCGAGAAGCTAATAAATCATTATCAAAAACTAGTAGAAACATATGATTATGTCATTGTTGAAGGTGCTGGAGGAGTAGTAGTTCCTATAAAAAGAAATGAATATTGCATCCATCACTTGATAAAGGATTTAAGGATACCGGTACTTATGGTGACAAGAGCGAATGTGGGAACTATCAACCACACAATGCTAACAATTGAATTTCTACAATCCAAGGGGATAGAAATAAAAGGAATAGTGGTCAATGCCTATCAGGGAACTTTTTATGAAGAAGATAATGTAAAAGTTATATCAGCCATGTCTGGGATAGAAAAAATTTTTACGTTAGGTAAGGTGGAACGGGGAGAAGCCTTTATTGAAAGGATAAAGGCTGAATATAGAAATAAATTAGACGTTGAGGATATGTTGGATATGATAAGATAA
- a CDS encoding biotin transporter BioY — protein MRLKTREVTLISMFTALTAIGAFIKIPTPVVPFTLQFLFCAYAGIFLGAKHGLYSQLLYVGIGLVGIPIFANGGGPAYLLQPTFGYLIGFIMCAFIIGKRTESLEEISFLNVLTPVLTGLFFVYLIGVSYLYMIVNLYVGRQMSVVEALMVGFMPYIAPDLILSGVIAFTAVTVVPVLRRSGLVKSIKQ, from the coding sequence ATGAGACTAAAAACCAGAGAGGTGACGTTGATATCCATGTTTACGGCATTAACAGCAATAGGAGCTTTTATTAAAATCCCTACTCCAGTAGTACCGTTTACGCTACAGTTTTTATTTTGTGCCTATGCAGGGATTTTTTTAGGAGCTAAACATGGATTGTACTCTCAACTCTTGTACGTAGGAATTGGGCTTGTTGGAATACCTATTTTTGCAAATGGTGGTGGGCCGGCATATTTATTACAACCAACTTTTGGATATCTGATAGGGTTTATTATGTGTGCCTTTATCATTGGCAAACGAACAGAAAGCCTTGAAGAAATAAGCTTTCTTAATGTACTTACCCCTGTTTTAACAGGACTGTTCTTTGTCTATTTAATAGGGGTTTCTTACTTATACATGATTGTAAATTTGTATGTGGGGAGGCAAATGTCAGTGGTAGAAGCTTTGATGGTTGGTTTTATGCCTTATATAGCTCCGGATCTGATTTTAAGCGGTGTTATTGCTTTTACAGCGGTCACTGTGGTACCGGTACTGAGAAGATCCGGTCTTGTGAAGTCAATAAAACAGTAG